GCTCGCGATAATCCGCGATGAACCCGTAACGGCTCCTGGCCCCGTCGGGATCGTTGTACAGAAGCCCGCTGATGTTCAGCCCCACCAAAGGCTCCGCTTCGTTCCGGGTCTTCAGCCATTCCTGCAGACGATCGCCGGAGGGCGCTACAGGGCGCTGGGTCGGGAGAAGAAACGCCACGTCCACCCCGCTTCGATGCCGTTCGGGATCGAAGGCATCGCCGAGCAAATCCCGCAGTACTCCGAAGCTCTTCTCGTCCCGTGCCCATGCTGCGGCAGTCCCGCGGCAGATGCGGGCGGCGAGCTCGCGACTCGTGGATGACCGAAAGGGGCCGTAGGTCTGCGGCAGCAGGATCAGCGGCTTTCCCATCCGCATGGCCATGAGCTTAGGCCAGGCGATCGCCTTGAGCCGCTCAGGGCCGTAGAGGTCTGTGAAGCTGTCTCCTCCAGAGATATCCAGGATCGCATCGGCATTTCGGATTCGCTCGGCAGCTGGTGAGAGGGGCAGACCTAAACGAAGTGCCGCGCCGATCGCCGCGTGGCTGTGCGGCGCATAGATGCGGCGTGTTCGGTAGGCGCCGAGCTGCTCGTACGCGACGCCACCGACCTCGCCGGCTCGAATCCCAGGTGAGTGGTCGAAGGAAGTCAATTTGGCCTCAGGGAGCCGCTGCCCGAGCCCATAGAGGACGCTGTAACCAAGAGCGGACACGCCCAGATTGCCCGTATCGAGCGCGCAGCCGAAGATCACTAGTCGCAACGCTCGGCGCGGTTCGCTGTGCATCGAATGAGTTGGCACGGCTATTCTGCTCACCTGAGATCACTCGCCCGATTCCAACGGATTCAGAGTCTTCGTGCAGTCACACCGCCGCAGGCGAGGGAAAGGATCGGTATGAAATCGGGAACTCGCTGAAGCAGAGAGATCAATCAAAACCCAGCCGAGGTGCCGGCATACATAGCGGTTCCACATCGGCGCCACAATAGCAGGACGACCCTTAACCAATCCAGAGCCAGAATCGCCTCGCCCCCGGCCGCGCGCTCGCATTCGACGCCATTCGCCGTCAGGACATCATCGATTCCTCAATCAGGAACGTAAGCGGGAAGGATGTCCCGAAGTCGGTCGCGCAGTTTGATGAGCCGGGCGTCGGCGTCGGCAACATCCTCTTCGGGGCCGACCGGGGTCATCAGGCGGACCATGGCACCATCGGACCGCTGCTGCGTAGCCACGTCCCAGATGAGGACGATCTTCATCCAGATCTCATCGGCGAAGGCACGACCCCGTTGATCATACCAGTAGTAGACGAGGTAGCGATCATCTCCGCTCTTCATCAGGATCCGGTTGTAGGGGTGTCCGAGCGGATTGGCCGGCCCCGCCGGAATGATTTGCTGAACTTCGAACTCCCAGCCGCCGCCGGGAAGGCACTGACGAGGCGAATGCCAGGATCGACCGTCGCGCTGCGCTTCGAGGTAGGCAATGTAGAGGTTGAACCGCTCACCCTCGGGGCTGACGAGATCGAGGACGATGTAGTCGTCCGCGCCCAAGACTTGCTCGGTGGCGACGTCGAGCGGAAGCTCCTGCACCCGCCAACCCGGAAACTCCAGTGGCAGGGTGGCGAAGCCCTTGCGCTCAGGTACAAAGGCGCGATGCTCGGTAGAGTGGATGACGATCGAAAGGAGCGTCACCGCTACGGCAACGCCACCGGCCAAGATCATGAAGCGACGACGGCTCCAAGGCTCAGCAGGCTTGGTCGGCTCGCACTCGGGCAAGCCGAGCGTAGACACTACGTTGCGGCGTCCTGATGTCCGCCCAAAGAGAACGATGATACCCAAAAGAATGGCAATGCACAGACCGAATACCACCCAGCCCTCGAAGAAGTGCAGGACCCCCTCGGTGTGCGAGACATCACCACCCGATGACAGAACGCCAGTGACGGCGATCCGAAAGCTATTCACCAGGATGGTGATCGGAATCGTGCTCAGCAGGATGATGGCACGCTGCCACGAGGGTCCGCGGTAAAAATAGGCGGCCAGCGCACCCAGGCTGAGAAAGGGAAACAGGTACCGAAGGCCAGAGCACGCTTCAGCCACTTGCAGCTTGATCACGCCAAGGTCGATCACATTGCCTGACAGGTACACAGGCACGCCGAACATCCTGATCATCGCCACGCCAAGTTCCGACGACCAAATCTGGAACTGCCACGAGGTGACGGTGATGATCCAGACCGGGGGCGGAATCATGAAGACGAGATAGACCAGGGGAAAGAATGCAACCCTCGTCAAGGATATGCCGCCCACTAGCAGCGATACGGCGAAGGCGCTTAGAAATATGCTGACATATGCGAGAAAGAAGATGTGAGTCGTTTCGGAGCTAAGCACGAGAAGGACCGACACGCCCGCGAGCAACATACCGAGCCAATGGGGGCGCCCCATACTCTGCCGCAGAGCGTCACGCCTTTCCCAAAGCATCCAGAAGGTGACCAGCGGTATGAAATAGGCGTGACTGAGCTCCTGCTGGCTACCCCAGCGCTCCCAAAGATGCGCGAGACCGCGGTGAAACAGGAAGACAAACGCCAGCAGAAGAGCGACTGCTACCGCGATCGGTTGCCAGTCGATATGCGGTCGGGTTGTCGAGCGAATGGTACTCAATGTGTTCGAGTTCCCGAGACGAGCTTGATTCCCCGAATTACGAGGCTCTAGTTAGACGACTTCGAACAAACGCCATCCGGATGATTTTTTGAGGCCAAAAGCGAAAATACGATTTACGCCTTTTCATTTTCAATCGCTTAGGCGACTGAAACTGGAGGGGCAATGCCGCGCCGCCCGGAAGCGCTGTATCGTCCAGCGCCGCCCTAGTTCCTGCGAGGCTGTGCTCATAGCATAGAATACGAGACTGTTTTCAGCCCAGGCCATCGAGACATCGCTCGTGTTTCAACGGTTCCTTCGGACTTTCTCGCTCCACCGGAGCGGCGTGCCTTCGAGTGGTTGGGCTTCGCACCTCAGCCCGACACGATGCAAATTGTCTCACAATCTCGCGGGGCGCCCCACCGCTTGTCGTGGTGGGCGGCTCGGCTCCCGGCGCGCAGATGCGCGCCGGAGGCTCGAGCATGAATCCTCAGGTGTTCAAGGCCATCGCTTATCGCCTGCCGGATAACCTACCTTGTGAAGTGCCCGGCGGGATCGGGGCTCCTTGGCCTGTCCCCGCTAGCCAGGTTGCGCTGTCCTGGCGCCGATTATCGTCCGGAACAGTATCGATGTCGACGAAGTCTTGGCATTTTTTGAACAGGCTCGAAGCGGTCAATAATAACCGGCCCCCGTGCTCGCCTCCTCGGCCTTGTTGAGCACTGTGCCTAGGATCTTCGCCTTGTCGAGCTGCTCATAGGCCTGCGACAGCTCATCTTTGCTGGTCTTGCCTTCTTCGACGACGAGCAGCAGGGCATCGACATACGGCGAAAAGGCCATGACGTCGTCTCCACCGAGCACCGGCGGCAGGTCGAAGAGCACGAAGCGATCCGAGTATCGTCCCTTGATTTCGTTCACCAGCTCGATCATCTTCGGCGAGCAGAGCGTCTCCGAGGAGTGCGTGAAGGAGTGGTTACCCGGGAGCAGCATCAGCCGATCGATTCCGGGATTGACCAGCAACTCCTCGATGGGGACGTCGTCGGTGATGTAATCGCTCAGTCCCGGCACTGGGTGATCGAAGAAATGGGACGCCACGGCTGGCCGGCGCAGATCCAGGTCGACCAAAAGCGCCGTGTACTTGACGTCCCGCGCCAAGGTGATCGCAAGGTTGATGGCGGTGACGGTCTTGCCGTTGCCTTGGGTGGGGCTGGTGATGGCCAGGGTCTTCCACCCATTGGCGCGCATTCGCTGCAAGACGTGCGTGCGCAGCACCTTGTAGGCCATCGCGGCGGGGTCATGGGCTGCCATCGCAACAATCCTATTCGCCAACAAGCGCTCGGGGTCGACTAGAACCCGCCGGGTACGGATCGAGGCGCCCGCTGGATCATTGGGCGCATCCGCACCGCCTCGGGTGCTCTGCTGGTGGTCCGGCAGCTCCGCAAGCGATGCGACCCGCGTTGCGCCGGCGCCATCGGCGGGCTCGGCCAGGGGACGCTTGCCGGCCTTTCTCAGGCGATGCATGGCGCACCCCCCAAGCCCTGCAGCGCCCCGACCGTCGGCAGGTACAGATCCAGCTTTCTCAACAGCGAGAACCAGATGAGATCCAGTGGCTTCACGAACAGGTGAACGCCGATGATGCCGATCAATAGGCCGACGATCGCGACCCCTGCGAGCAGGAGCCGCCGCCGAACTTGCCGGCGCCGTTCTTCGGCAATACCGATGTGCGGGATTATGGCCATTGGCGGCGCGCCCGTGATCGCCTGCACCGTGCGTGCGCCGTACAGCCCCTTGTCGAGAAACTCGCGCAGCACGAGATGCCCAACGCCAGCGCCGACCGCGCCGACGACGGCCAGCATTAGCAGCTTGGGGCGGTCCGGCTCGATGGGCTCGTCCGGCACGACTGGCGGCTCGATCAACGTGAAACGCTCCGCCTTGCGCTCGGACTCGAGTGCCTCCGCGAGCTCGGCCTCGAGCTGCTTGTCCTTGACCTCGCGATACTTGGCGACCGCGTTGTCGTAACCGCGAGTCAACTCCTTGTACTGGAGCTCGATCTCCGGAGCCTCGGCCATGCGCTGCTCATAGGTCTTGAGCCGCGCCTTGAGGTCGCCCTGGGCCTCGCGCAGGCCCTTGATCTCGATCTCGATGCCCTCGAGACGGGCCTTCAACTGCACGTAAGCTGGATTTTCCTCGCTTTGCACCGTCGGCGCATCGGACTCACCCGACTGGGCGGCAGCGAGACGACGATCCGCCAGAGCCAGGTCACGTTCCAGCCGCTGAACGTCCGGGTGTTCTGGCGAGTAGCGCTCGCGGGCCGTCTCAAGTTTGCGTGCGATCTCCGCCTGCTGGGCACGGAGCGCGCCCAGATCGGTGCTACCGACCACCTTGCGCAGCGCCTTCATCTGCCGCTCGATGGCGATCCGGTCTGGATGGGTCGGTCCGTAGCGCGCCGCGACGCTGACGTATTCGGCCTCGAGCTGGCGCAGTCTCGCCTGCGGCGTCAGCGCCGTGGCCTGCCCGCCGGCCGACGCCAGCGTCAACTGCGGGTCGATCTGCGCCAACTGGGTCTGAAGAAGGAGCTGTTGCTCCTGTAGCGAGCGAATCGTCAGCTCGTTGTCCCGCAGCTGCCCTTCGGCGCGCTGCATCTGCTCGCGGTTCAACTTGAACAGCTCCGGCAGATTGTCGTGGTGCTCCTCTTTGAAGGTCGCGAGCGAGGCCTCCAGCTGGCGGATCTGGTCGGCAAGCTTGTTGGCCTCTTCGCGCAGGAAACCCGTGGTTTCTTCCACAGCCGCCTCGCGCTGGCGGAGATTTTCGGCCATGAACAGCGAGACGAGCTCGTTGGTAATCTTCTCGGTCATCGCCGCGGTCCGGCTCTCGAAGGAAAGCGTAAAGGCGATGGTGGCATTCTTCGCCCTGCCGCTCTGCGGATCGATGACGCTGGCGCTGACCATTTCCAGCTTCACGTCCTCGCGCATCTCTGCCACCGCCGCGTTGAGGCTCCGCCGGCGGCGGATCTCCGGATAGAGGCCGTACTTGTCGATGAGGTCGCCAAGGTTTTTCAGCGTCATCACGCGCTGCTTGATGATCTGGATGCGCTGGTCGGCAAAGCTGGTGACCGTAGTGCGGATCAGTTCGGGCGGAATCTCCTGCCGCTCGATCAGGATGGTCGCGGCGGAGCGATAGACCGGCGGCAGCTCGAGCGCGATGACTACGGCAATGGGCAGCAACACCATCGTAGGCAGGATCAGCTGCCACTTGCGGCGTCTTAGGATCGCTAGGTATTCGCGGAGATCGGGGGTTTGTTCTTCCATGGCTCGTCGCTTGATCAGGGACCGAAGCCTGAGCAACGGGTCAGCGGCAACGCAGCGGCGTCGCCTCGGATCGCATCGCACTTGCTTGAATCAGCCGACAGGATAGCACTTCCCCCCGTCGGCGCCTTCGGACAATCGGGCTAAACTTGTGACCTGCTGCGCGATTGCGCGAAGTTATCGGCGGGGCTGCAGCGTTGGACTGGCAGGAGCTTGTGCACCTAACCCTAGCTTGGACCGAGCGAGCTGAATATCGTTCCGCGCCCGCGTGCGTCAGCGGCCGCTCCACGCCAGCGACAGCGTGACCGCATTGGATTGGGCGCTGGCGGGGTCTTCGTCGTTCTTCTGCCATCGATGGCGATAGTCGATCGCGAGACGCCAGGATCGCCGGACCTGGTACGACAAGCCCAGCTGACCGTCGGCGTAGGTGCGATCCGATGCGCTCGACTGGCCGCCGGTCTGGCGATTGCGATAGGCGCGAGAGGAAAATTGGAGATTCACGCGCTCGCTGAGCGGATACCTGTAGCCCAGTTGCAGGCTGGTCGTGTCCAGCACTTCGGCGGCGCCGCTCGGCGCGAGATCGCGAAGCGCGCTGAGGCTGACCCCGCCGCCGCGGGCGAAACGCTTCTCGATGCTCAGGCTGTAGATCGGACCCGTACTGGTTTCGGTAACTTCCCGGGCGCCGACGCCCGGAAATGTGGCCTCGGTGCGGCGCAGGCCGAACAGAAGTGCGAAGCTGACCGTCTCCGAAAGCTGATAGTTGGCTCCGGCCTGGAAAGCCAGATTCTCCGTCTCGTTGTCGTCGCCCTGCGATTCGTAGTAGCCGTAGGAGAGCACGGCATTGATCCCAGCCCGCTCCGTGAGGCTGTGCGCCGCGCTCAGTGACAGTTCGCCGCTGCGGTAGTCGGAGAGGGATGCGTCCTCGACGTCCTCGTAGAAAACCGCGCTGACGTTGGCGCTGACGCCAAACGACGACCGTTCATCCAGACGATAGTCCCAGGCGGGGCGGATAGCGACCCGATATTGCTGGCCATTCGGGTCGCCAACACCTGTCGTCTCGGTCTCGCTGGTCAGCGTCGATTGCGTCGAGACGGAGAGATTGAGCTGAAACTGGCTGCGCGGGGCCAGATACGTGCCGTCCACCCCGAGGAAGGCGGTCACGTCATCGAGATCGCCGCCGTCGGAAAACTGCCTGAGGCCCAGACCGGCGAGCAGGCCCAGGCGAGTACTTTCGGTCGACTGCACCCCGCGGACCGCGACGCGCGCACTGGTGCCGAAGCTACTTCGCGGGTCTTCCGGATCCAGCGTGATGTTGTCGTCGTAGTCGACCCCCAGGCTGACGGTCGGCTCGAATTGCCACTGCTGAGCGCCCGCGGGTAGTGTGACAGTCGCGAGGAACGCCACCAGGACCCAACGCACCAGTTTGCCCCCCGGGCGGAGGACGCGAGGGCGCCGTGCCACCGGAAGACGCGGAGGTAAAAACCCCTTCATGGCACGACGATCGTGTCACCTGCCTGCAGGATGATGTTCTGCTGCAACGCCTCACCCTTGCGCACCTGTCGGTAGTCGAACGGGATGACGGTCTGCGCATCGCCTTGCCGGCGTAGGACCTTGATGCCATTCTTGTCGGCGAACGGGTTGAGGCCACCGGCCATCGACAGGGCCTGCATGATGTCGACGGGCCCGTTGACCAAAAAGACACCGGGGTTGTTCACCCGACCGGTGACGTAGATCTTGTTACCCTCGCTCTGCTGAAGACTGACCGTCACGACGGGGTCGGGAATGTACTTCGCGAGTCGCTGGGTGATCTCGTCGCTAATCTGGGCGACTGTCTTGCCTTCGGCTTCGATCTCGCCCACCAACGGGAAGGAGATGCCGCCGTCCGGCCGGACCAGCACGCCCTGATCGAGCGCCTCCTCTCGCCAAACGCTGATTCGAACCACGTCGCCCGGCTCCAGGCCGTATTCCTGCGGCGGCGGCACAGGCTGAGCAGCGGGAGGGGCGGACACGAAGGGAGCCGAGGTGCAGGCCGAGATACCCAAGACAGCGCACATCGGCAACAGGCGCGCCAGGCATTTCAACGGCCCCCCGAGATGAGGCAAACCTTCCCAGCCGAAGAAATGGCGCCTCGCACTCGATCGCTGCTCTCTCACCCCTAAATTCCCCCAACAAACGGGCAAATGCCCTTGGCAGATTTCGTCGTCGTGATAAGCGTCTCGTTCAGCCTATGCATGGCCTCGGGCCGTCGGTCGCTCAACGCCGCCTGATCGGGCGTCGAAGGCGGACTTGTCATCCGAACGACCGCCATCTCGACCCTGTCCTGGTAGCACCCCGCAGCCTCTGCGCGGATAGCCCCCTTGAACACACCCGTATCTGGACGCCGACCCCGTCTCCCGTGGGGACATGATGTTATCATAGGAAACACGAGACGCTGGACCGAGGGGATGCAGGGGACGTCGACTGTGCCTCTTCATCTGACAGCGACACGGATCGGTTGTCTGGCACTGAACTGGGCGCAGGCTGGACGCGACGGCATCGCCCTGCTCGCGCAGCCATCGTTGCGCAGTTTCGCCGATGCCAACGAGGGCACGCCCTATCGGGCCGGCATATTGCCTGGATGGAGGCCGAGCTTCGACGGCAAGGTTGAGGTGAATCCCGGGTGCTGGTGGCGGCCACCTCGGGAAGGATACAACCCCGGTGGGGCGCGCCTCCGGCGGCTATGTGGTTGCGACACAATCCAGAGCACCATAGTTTGTATTATCCTTAGGATTGTCGTGAGGCCGCCCCCACTTCTAGTGCACCAACTGTTTACCGTCGGCCTCACCCATGACGCCGAGGACCTCGGTAGGGCGAATTTGGATGTGAACCCGGCCATGGCTGTCGCTGGTAACCGATTCTCGGCGACCAATCGGACAATTCGCGTTCATGCGACTTGCGAGAGAGGCACCGCTCCTTATACCGCCAAGGCGGTCGAGCAGCATCTGGTGCCGGCACCGAATCGACCACGACCGGTGTCGCCAAAAACCCTAAAATTACATGGATGACACAGCTGATGTTGACAAGCCATTCCTCCCTGACCGCCGACCACTCGGGCGGCGGCATCGTCTCGCCCCGCCATCTCGGCCGTTCGACCCGCGATGCCTTGGCGCGCCCTTTGTTGTTGCTCGGGGGCGAGAATCTCAAAGATGGGGTTGCCTCGGCGTTGCGCCGTTCGGGCTGGAAGCTCCTTCGGCCGAGGACGCTGAACGAGGCCCGACTCCTCTGCGATCAGCACGATATCCTCGCCGGCCTGGCATTTTTGCCTGAACCACTGACCGACAGCGAGCTCGCTGAAGTACGACGCATCGTCATGGCCTTGCCCGACTTGGAGTGGGTGGGGGTTTTGGACCGCGAGACCGTGGTGGCGCATCCGGGCGCTGGACGATTCATCGTCCGGCACCTGCGCGACTACCATGCCCAACCGGTCGATCCGATTCGGCTGGGTTTGGCCGTCGGGCACGCATGGGGCCTGGCGGCACTCAGACGAGCCCACAAACAGAGCACATCGAACATCAACGGCAGCCGGTTCGGGCTGGTTGGTACCAGCCCGGCGATGCGCGAGATCTACGCGATGATCGAGCGCTATGCCGAGACCGATCTGCCTGTCCTGATCACCGGCGAGACGGGCACCGGCAAAGAACTGGTGGCCCGCGCCATCCATGAGCACTCGCGCCGCGCGGCGAAACCCTTCGTCGCCCTGAATTGCGCGGCCATTCCGGCCTCGCTGGCGCAATCGGAGCTCTTCGGTGCCGCCAAAGGCGCATTCACCGGCGCCTCGACCGCCAACGAAGGCCTGATCCGAACAGCCCAGGGCGGGACCCTGCTGCTCGACGAGATCGGCGAAATGGCGCTCGAGGCGCAGGCTAGCCTGTTGCGTTTTCTGGAGGACAAGACCGTGACGCCGGTGGGCGGCCGACAGGGCATCGCCGTGGACGTCAACGTCATCGCGAGCACCAACCGCGACCTGCACGAGGAGGCCCGCCGCGGAAATTTTCGACAAGACCTGCTCTACCGCCTCGACATGCTGTCGATCAAGATGCCACCACTGCGCGATCGGATTTCGGACATCGAAGCGCTGGCCGAGCATTTCCTCGAGGCCGCAGGCGACAGCTTGCCGCATCGCCTGCATGGCTTCACGCAGGACGCCTTCGACTGGCTGCGCGCGCAGGACTGGCCAGGCAATCTCCGGGAGCTGCGCAACTGCGTGATCCAGGCGGGGCTGCACTGCACGCATGGCCAGATCACGGCGAAAGACCTGTCACGCCTGCGCCCGACATCCAGCGCGCCCAGGCAATCCCGCGAGGATGCAGTCGACGCCACGGAGAAGACGACCGTGGAAAAGCTGCTCAAGAGTAACGGCGGCAACGTCAGCAAGACCGCGAGGGACCTCAAGGTCTCGAGGATGACGCTTTACCGATTGATGGCGAAACACACCATCGCACGCCCCTGACCCGCCGCTTCACGGTCCGCCACCCGCGCCGCTCCCCGGGAGCGGTTGGCGCGGTGTCCGGCAAGGCACGACGAGGTACAATAACTCAGCTAAGCCCCGGAAGCCTGTCGAGTTTGTTTGTGCCCCCTCACCAACGCGCCACGGGCACCCCATCGCGCTGGAAGGATGCGCCACGCGCCGCATCGCGGATGACCGGGTCGATGGCGCGCCGCAGGCCAATCCCCGACTGCCGCCCCTCGGTTTGGTCGCCGCTTCCGGATCCATCCATCAGCGAAAGGGCATCCAGCGACACGCTCGGGAGCCTCGTCCGGAGTCGGGCACTCGTAGTGGGCAGCACACCCAAGGGGGCCGGCCGGCGCGCCGGCTCGCCGTCCATCCGAGTCGCCCCCGACTGCCTTTTCAGGGCAGACACCTTCGCGAGTAACTGTGCCATGGATTTGCTGCCGCCCAGCTGCCGATAGCGCCGCGCTACGGCCAGCGTATAGTCGAGGGTCTCGGCGAACCGCACGTTGGCGTTGGTGCGGTCCACCACGCCCTCGCCGGCGTTGTAGGCCATGATGACCTGGCCGTAGTCGCCGTGATATTTGCGCAACAGGCGCTTGAGGTGACGCACTCCGATATCGACGTTGATCGCCGGATCGAACAGCACCGCCTGGGATTCGACCCCATAATCGAGCGCGGTTGCCGGCATCAGTTGCATCAATCCGATTGCGCCGGCTGGGGAGACCGCATTGATATCGTAGGCGGACTCGGCAGCGACCACCGCACACACCAGCGCCGCCTCCACCCCGTGGCGATCGGCGATGCGCTCGATCAGCCGTTGCATCTCGGCGCGGTTTGCCGCTGGCCGCGAGGCGCGGCCCGTGCGCACACCGTCGGAGGGTTGACCGCCTGTCTCAGAGCCGCTGGCCGCGCCATGACCGTCTGCCAGGCCGGCATCGGCTGACAGGGCGACATTGGTCATCAGCAACAGCGCGGCCAGGGCCGCAAGATGGCTGCCCCTGAACTCCCGGAGCACGTTCGGATACACTGCCCTCATGTGGATGCGTATACGCCGCAATCTCCGCCGATAAATGACTGAAAGAAAATCGAACACCGC
This portion of the Thioflavicoccus mobilis 8321 genome encodes:
- a CDS encoding polysaccharide pyruvyl transferase family protein, giving the protein MIFGCALDTGNLGVSALGYSVLYGLGQRLPEAKLTSFDHSPGIRAGEVGGVAYEQLGAYRTRRIYAPHSHAAIGAALRLGLPLSPAAERIRNADAILDISGGDSFTDLYGPERLKAIAWPKLMAMRMGKPLILLPQTYGPFRSSTSRELAARICRGTAAAWARDEKSFGVLRDLLGDAFDPERHRSGVDVAFLLPTQRPVAPSGDRLQEWLKTRNEAEPLVGLNISGLLYNDPDGARSRYGFIADYRELCRRLVSRLAADGARVVLTPHVVSPTGHYESDIEASEHLAASLPAAVAARVTVAPAFLDPREVKWLIGQYDWFCGTRMHSTIAGLSSGVPTATTSYSDKAQGVFESCGAGDAVVDPRRLGTDQALDGLHSLFHDRRELAGTLHSRLPSVLKAAEERMDAIAACICRPPTGGAG
- the xrtD gene encoding VPLPA-CTERM-specific exosortase XrtD, with product MSTIRSTTRPHIDWQPIAVAVALLLAFVFLFHRGLAHLWERWGSQQELSHAYFIPLVTFWMLWERRDALRQSMGRPHWLGMLLAGVSVLLVLSSETTHIFFLAYVSIFLSAFAVSLLVGGISLTRVAFFPLVYLVFMIPPPVWIITVTSWQFQIWSSELGVAMIRMFGVPVYLSGNVIDLGVIKLQVAEACSGLRYLFPFLSLGALAAYFYRGPSWQRAIILLSTIPITILVNSFRIAVTGVLSSGGDVSHTEGVLHFFEGWVVFGLCIAILLGIIVLFGRTSGRRNVVSTLGLPECEPTKPAEPWSRRRFMILAGGVAVAVTLLSIVIHSTEHRAFVPERKGFATLPLEFPGWRVQELPLDVATEQVLGADDYIVLDLVSPEGERFNLYIAYLEAQRDGRSWHSPRQCLPGGGWEFEVQQIIPAGPANPLGHPYNRILMKSGDDRYLVYYWYDQRGRAFADEIWMKIVLIWDVATQQRSDGAMVRLMTPVGPEEDVADADARLIKLRDRLRDILPAYVPD
- a CDS encoding CpsD/CapB family tyrosine-protein kinase, yielding MHRLRKAGKRPLAEPADGAGATRVASLAELPDHQQSTRGGADAPNDPAGASIRTRRVLVDPERLLANRIVAMAAHDPAAMAYKVLRTHVLQRMRANGWKTLAITSPTQGNGKTVTAINLAITLARDVKYTALLVDLDLRRPAVASHFFDHPVPGLSDYITDDVPIEELLVNPGIDRLMLLPGNHSFTHSSETLCSPKMIELVNEIKGRYSDRFVLFDLPPVLGGDDVMAFSPYVDALLLVVEEGKTSKDELSQAYEQLDKAKILGTVLNKAEEASTGAGYY
- a CDS encoding GumC family protein, with the protein product MEEQTPDLREYLAILRRRKWQLILPTMVLLPIAVVIALELPPVYRSAATILIERQEIPPELIRTTVTSFADQRIQIIKQRVMTLKNLGDLIDKYGLYPEIRRRRSLNAAVAEMREDVKLEMVSASVIDPQSGRAKNATIAFTLSFESRTAAMTEKITNELVSLFMAENLRQREAAVEETTGFLREEANKLADQIRQLEASLATFKEEHHDNLPELFKLNREQMQRAEGQLRDNELTIRSLQEQQLLLQTQLAQIDPQLTLASAGGQATALTPQARLRQLEAEYVSVAARYGPTHPDRIAIERQMKALRKVVGSTDLGALRAQQAEIARKLETARERYSPEHPDVQRLERDLALADRRLAAAQSGESDAPTVQSEENPAYVQLKARLEGIEIEIKGLREAQGDLKARLKTYEQRMAEAPEIELQYKELTRGYDNAVAKYREVKDKQLEAELAEALESERKAERFTLIEPPVVPDEPIEPDRPKLLMLAVVGAVGAGVGHLVLREFLDKGLYGARTVQAITGAPPMAIIPHIGIAEERRRQVRRRLLLAGVAIVGLLIGIIGVHLFVKPLDLIWFSLLRKLDLYLPTVGALQGLGGAPCIA
- a CDS encoding outer membrane beta-barrel protein, whose amino-acid sequence is MRWVLVAFLATVTLPAGAQQWQFEPTVSLGVDYDDNITLDPEDPRSSFGTSARVAVRGVQSTESTRLGLLAGLGLRQFSDGGDLDDVTAFLGVDGTYLAPRSQFQLNLSVSTQSTLTSETETTGVGDPNGQQYRVAIRPAWDYRLDERSSFGVSANVSAVFYEDVEDASLSDYRSGELSLSAAHSLTERAGINAVLSYGYYESQGDDNETENLAFQAGANYQLSETVSFALLFGLRRTEATFPGVGAREVTETSTGPIYSLSIEKRFARGGGVSLSALRDLAPSGAAEVLDTTSLQLGYRYPLSERVNLQFSSRAYRNRQTGGQSSASDRTYADGQLGLSYQVRRSWRLAIDYRHRWQKNDEDPASAQSNAVTLSLAWSGR
- a CDS encoding polysaccharide biosynthesis/export family protein; amino-acid sequence: MGISACTSAPFVSAPPAAQPVPPPQEYGLEPGDVVRISVWREEALDQGVLVRPDGGISFPLVGEIEAEGKTVAQISDEITQRLAKYIPDPVVTVSLQQSEGNKIYVTGRVNNPGVFLVNGPVDIMQALSMAGGLNPFADKNGIKVLRRQGDAQTVIPFDYRQVRKGEALQQNIILQAGDTIVVP
- a CDS encoding sigma-54 dependent transcriptional regulator, with the translated sequence MRERHRSLYRQGGRAASGAGTESTTTGVAKNPKITWMTQLMLTSHSSLTADHSGGGIVSPRHLGRSTRDALARPLLLLGGENLKDGVASALRRSGWKLLRPRTLNEARLLCDQHDILAGLAFLPEPLTDSELAEVRRIVMALPDLEWVGVLDRETVVAHPGAGRFIVRHLRDYHAQPVDPIRLGLAVGHAWGLAALRRAHKQSTSNINGSRFGLVGTSPAMREIYAMIERYAETDLPVLITGETGTGKELVARAIHEHSRRAAKPFVALNCAAIPASLAQSELFGAAKGAFTGASTANEGLIRTAQGGTLLLDEIGEMALEAQASLLRFLEDKTVTPVGGRQGIAVDVNVIASTNRDLHEEARRGNFRQDLLYRLDMLSIKMPPLRDRISDIEALAEHFLEAAGDSLPHRLHGFTQDAFDWLRAQDWPGNLRELRNCVIQAGLHCTHGQITAKDLSRLRPTSSAPRQSREDAVDATEKTTVEKLLKSNGGNVSKTARDLKVSRMTLYRLMAKHTIARP
- a CDS encoding lytic transglycosylase domain-containing protein is translated as MFDFLSVIYRRRLRRIRIHMRAVYPNVLREFRGSHLAALAALLLMTNVALSADAGLADGHGAASGSETGGQPSDGVRTGRASRPAANRAEMQRLIERIADRHGVEAALVCAVVAAESAYDINAVSPAGAIGLMQLMPATALDYGVESQAVLFDPAINVDIGVRHLKRLLRKYHGDYGQVIMAYNAGEGVVDRTNANVRFAETLDYTLAVARRYRQLGGSKSMAQLLAKVSALKRQSGATRMDGEPARRPAPLGVLPTTSARLRTRLPSVSLDALSLMDGSGSGDQTEGRQSGIGLRRAIDPVIRDAARGASFQRDGVPVARW